The following are from one region of the Verrucomicrobiia bacterium genome:
- a CDS encoding restriction endonuclease subunit S codes for MLAIRGTDFEDVRFGNTATTPRRHIPQHIAERKRLQPWDVVIEAAGGTKNQITGRTVLLRPQLFSRSEFPLTCASFSRFIRFNTELCEPEFMFWYLQHLYASGSMHAYHTQHTGVARFQWTTFSEREPLSLPPLPVQRRIAGILSAYDELMENSQRRIRILEVMARALYREWFVHFRFPGHEKHPRVASPLGDIPQGWEWRELNELGFLGRGKSRHRPRNEASLYGGPYPFFQTGDIKEARIFLRSHTQTYGEAGLAQSKLWQPGTLCITIAANIGETAILAKTGCIPDSVVGFVPDLEKSDAFYVKMYLESIKQQMQNVSRGTTQDNLSVEKLLGFRVLTPPPSIIRAFREKVLPMLDFLNVLLQKEENLRRTRDLLLPRLLSGQVELETS; via the coding sequence ATGCTCGCGATTCGCGGGACGGACTTTGAAGACGTGCGCTTTGGAAACACGGCGACAACGCCGCGCCGACATATTCCGCAGCACATTGCCGAACGGAAAAGGCTTCAGCCTTGGGATGTCGTCATCGAAGCTGCCGGCGGAACGAAGAATCAGATTACTGGCCGAACTGTTCTCCTTCGCCCGCAGTTGTTTTCCCGCTCAGAATTCCCACTGACATGCGCGAGCTTCAGCCGGTTCATCCGGTTCAACACCGAGCTTTGCGAGCCGGAGTTCATGTTCTGGTATCTCCAGCACCTTTACGCATCCGGCTCGATGCACGCCTATCACACACAGCACACCGGCGTTGCTCGCTTCCAGTGGACAACATTTTCAGAGCGTGAGCCGCTTTCCCTCCCCCCGCTGCCGGTGCAACGGCGGATTGCGGGCATCCTGTCGGCCTACGACGAGCTGATGGAGAACAGTCAGCGGCGCATCCGGATTTTGGAGGTGATGGCCCGCGCCCTCTACCGCGAGTGGTTCGTCCACTTCCGCTTCCCTGGCCACGAAAAGCACCCGCGCGTGGCCTCCCCCCTCGGCGACATCCCCCAAGGCTGGGAGTGGCGTGAGCTGAATGAACTTGGTTTTCTCGGGCGAGGCAAATCGCGGCACCGGCCGCGAAATGAGGCTTCACTCTACGGTGGACCTTACCCGTTCTTCCAAACCGGGGACATCAAGGAAGCTCGAATCTTCCTCCGAAGCCACACCCAGACTTACGGCGAGGCAGGTCTTGCCCAAAGCAAGCTTTGGCAACCCGGCACGCTTTGCATAACCATAGCGGCCAACATCGGTGAGACTGCGATTCTGGCCAAGACGGGCTGCATTCCTGACAGCGTCGTCGGCTTCGTACCGGACCTTGAGAAGTCCGATGCGTTCTACGTGAAGATGTATCTGGAGTCGATTAAGCAGCAAATGCAGAACGTCTCGCGCGGCACGACTCAGGACAACCTGAGTGTAGAGAAGCTGCTCGGCTTTCGGGTGCTGACGCCGCCGCCGTCCATCATCCGCGCGTTTCGCGAGAAAGTCTTGCCGATGCTGGACTTTCTGAACGTGCTCCTGCAAAAGGAAGAAAACCTCCGCCGAACGCGCGACCTGCTGCTGCCGCGCCTGCTGTCGGGGCAGGTGGAACTCGAAACCAGTTGA